DNA sequence from the Camelina sativa cultivar DH55 unplaced genomic scaffold, Cs unpScaffold04870, whole genome shotgun sequence genome:
GGTCGTGATTATCTCTCTGCTGGAAGAACTGTTCTTCCTAAGgtctatttcttcttctctgtcatCTATTTCTCTCTCGCTGCGACTTGGATCTACCTTCTCTACAAGAAACGTCTCACTGTTTTTGCAATCCATTTCTTCATGTTGGGAGTTGTTGTCTTGAAAGCTTTGAACCTTCTCTGTGAGGCTGAGGATAAGTCGTATATTAAGAAAACCGGAACAGCTCATGGTTGGGATGTcttgttttacattttcaatttcCTTAAGGGTATCACTCTTTTCACCTTGATCGTCTTGATCGGCACGGGTTGGTCTTTCTTGAAGCCCTACTTGCAGGACAAGGAAAAGAAGGTGTTGATGATTGTGATTCCCCTCCAGGTTGTCGCTAACTTTGCTCAGGTGGTTATCGATGAGACTGGA
Encoded proteins:
- the LOC104774716 gene encoding protein GPR107-like, translated to RDYLSAGRTVLPKVYFFFSVIYFSLAATWIYLLYKKRLTVFAIHFFMLGVVVLKALNLLCEAEDKSYIKKTGTAHGWDVLFYIFNFLKGITLFTLIVLIGTGWSFLKPYLQDKEKKVLMIVIPLQVVANFAQVVIDETGPYGQDWVTWKQIFLLVDVVCCCAVLFPIVWSIKNLREAAKTDGKAAVNLVKLTLFRQYYI